A section of the Marmota flaviventris isolate mMarFla1 chromosome 19, mMarFla1.hap1, whole genome shotgun sequence genome encodes:
- the Bricd5 gene encoding BRICHOS domain-containing protein 5 isoform X2, producing MGMSRAGDRSTTIHPTLSPLFPKQTCSLVSNSIASLTAVCPQVKTKPCHWGWRAASLLLLLLALATAGAVAGGLLGFAHSPSKSLLQMLRLTFPSPQVPWSNQTTIVDVAQNMATIIVTPPQSNRSWAVLFDGQSGCICYRPAEHQACFLRLMEARDRETLQLLMNTSRAQGSLSQGHDTHHAQELLAVLGSHTVDPAQVGASVQHLCAKTPIYWARQAEGPQRQRLIYLCIDICFPSNICVSVCFYYLPD from the exons ATGGGGATGTccagggcaggggacaggagTACCACCATCCACCCCACCTTATCCCCTCTTTTCCCTAAGCAAACCTGCTCCCTGGTCTCTAACTCAATAGCCTCACTGACTGCAGTATGCCCCCAGGTGAAGACCAAGCCCTGCCACTGGGGCTGGAGAGCTGCAAGCCTGCTGTTATTGCTGCTGGCACTGGCTACTgcaggggctgtggctggagggCTTCTTGGGTTTGCTCATAGCCCTTCCAAG TCATTGCTGCAGATGCTCCGGCTGACCTTCCCAAGCCCCCAAGTGCCCTGGTCCAATCAAACCACCATCGTGGACGTGGCCCAGAATATGGCAACCATTATAGTGACTCCACCTCAGAGCAACCGCAGCTGGGCAGTGCTGTTCGACGGGCAGAGC GGCTGCATCTGTTACCGCCCTGCAGAGCACCAGGCCTGCTTTCTCCGCCTGATGGAGGCCCGAGATCGGGAAACCCTGCAGCTGCTGATGAACACCTCCAGG GCCCAAGGGTCTCTCAGCCAAGGTCATGACACCCACCATGCCCAGGAGCTGCTGGCAGTGCTTGGGAGCCATACTGTGGATCCTGCCCAGGTGGGGGCTTCAGTGCAGCACCTTTGTGCAAAGACCCCCATCTACTGGGCCCGTCAAGCTGAGG GGCCCCAGAGGCAGCGGCTGATCTATCTCTGCATTGACATCTGCTTCCCAAGCAacatctgtgtgtctgtctgcTTTTATTACCTCCCAGACTAA
- the Bricd5 gene encoding BRICHOS domain-containing protein 5 isoform X1: MGMSRAGDRSTTIHPTLSPLFPKQTCSLVSNSIASLTAVCPQVKTKPCHWGWRAASLLLLLLALATAGAVAGGLLGFAHSPSKSLLQMLRLTFPSPQVPWSNQTTIVDVAQNMATIIVTPPQSNRSWAVLFDGQSGCICYRPAEHQACFLRLMEARDRETLQLLMNTSRAQGSLSQGHDTHHAQELLAVLGSHTVDPAQVGASVQHLCAKTPIYWARQAEGELGQDVWRGCVAPAEQSTELRRSALEIHESPSHPGPQRQRLIYLCIDICFPSNICVSVCFYYLPD; encoded by the exons ATGGGGATGTccagggcaggggacaggagTACCACCATCCACCCCACCTTATCCCCTCTTTTCCCTAAGCAAACCTGCTCCCTGGTCTCTAACTCAATAGCCTCACTGACTGCAGTATGCCCCCAGGTGAAGACCAAGCCCTGCCACTGGGGCTGGAGAGCTGCAAGCCTGCTGTTATTGCTGCTGGCACTGGCTACTgcaggggctgtggctggagggCTTCTTGGGTTTGCTCATAGCCCTTCCAAG TCATTGCTGCAGATGCTCCGGCTGACCTTCCCAAGCCCCCAAGTGCCCTGGTCCAATCAAACCACCATCGTGGACGTGGCCCAGAATATGGCAACCATTATAGTGACTCCACCTCAGAGCAACCGCAGCTGGGCAGTGCTGTTCGACGGGCAGAGC GGCTGCATCTGTTACCGCCCTGCAGAGCACCAGGCCTGCTTTCTCCGCCTGATGGAGGCCCGAGATCGGGAAACCCTGCAGCTGCTGATGAACACCTCCAGG GCCCAAGGGTCTCTCAGCCAAGGTCATGACACCCACCATGCCCAGGAGCTGCTGGCAGTGCTTGGGAGCCATACTGTGGATCCTGCCCAGGTGGGGGCTTCAGTGCAGCACCTTTGTGCAAAGACCCCCATCTACTGGGCCCGTCAAGCTGAGGGTGAGTTGGGGCAGGATGTGTGGAGGGGCTGTGTGGCTCCTGCAGAACAATCTACAGAACTGCGTAGGAGTGCTTTGGAAATTCATGAGTCTCCCTCCCACCCAGGGCCCCAGAGGCAGCGGCTGATCTATCTCTGCATTGACATCTGCTTCCCAAGCAacatctgtgtgtctgtctgcTTTTATTACCTCCCAGACTAA
- the Mlst8 gene encoding target of rapamycin complex subunit LST8 isoform X2 — MNTSPGTVGSDPVILATAGYDHTVRFWQAHSGICTRTVQHQDSVNALEITPDRSMIAAAVQPVSLGYQHIRMYDLNSNNPNPIISYDGVNKNIASVGFHEDGRWMYTGGEDCTARIWDLRSRNLQCQRIFQVNAPINCVCLHPNQAELIVGDQSGAIHIWDLKTDHNEQLIPEPEVSITSAHIDPDASYMAAVNSTGNCYVWNLTGGIGDEVTQLIPKTKIPAHTRYALQCRFSPDSTLLATCSADQTCKIWRTSNFSLMTELSIKSSNPGESSRGWMWGCAFSGDSQYIVTASSDNLARLWCVETGEIKREYGGHQKAVVCLAFNDSVLG, encoded by the exons ATGAACACATCCCCAGGCACAGTGGGCAGTGACCCGGTCATTTTGGCTACCGCGGGCTATGACCACACTGTGCGGTTCTGGCAGGCCCACAGTGGAATCTGCACTCGCACTGTGCAGCACCAGGACTCC GTGAATGCATTGGAGATCACCCCAGATCGCAGCATGATTGCTGCTGCAG TTCAGCCTGTGTCTCTAGGTTACCAGCACATCCGCATGTATGATCTCAACTCCAATAACCCCAATCCCATCATCAGCTATGACGGAGTCAATAAGAACATAGCATCTGTGGGCTTTCATGAGGACGGCCGCTGGATGTACACAGGCGGGGAGGACTGCACAGCCCGAATCTGGGATCTCAG GTCTCGGAACCTGCAGTGTCAGCGGATCTTCCAGGTGAATGCACCCATTAACTGTGTATGCCTGCATCCCAACCAG GCAGAGCTCATCGTGGGTGACCAGAGCGGTGCTATCCACATCTGGGATCTGAAAACAGATCACAATGAGCAGCTGATCCCTGAACCTGAGGTCTCCATCACATCTGCCCACATTGACCCTGATGCTAGCTACATGGCAGCAGTCAATAGCACT GGAAACTGTTACGTCTGGAATCTGACAGGGGGCATTGGTGATGAAGTGACCCAGCTCATCCCCAAGACCAAGATACCAGCTCATACACGCTATGCCCTGCAGTGCCGCTTCAGCCCTGATTCCAC GCTCCTTGCCACCTGCTCAGCTGACCAGACATGCAAGATTTGGAGGACATCCAACTTCTCCCTGATGACAGAGCTCAGCATCAAGAGCAGCAATCCTGGGGAGTCATCTCGAGGTTGGATGTGGGGCTGTGCCTTCTCAGGGGACTCTCAGTACATTGTTACAG CTTCCTCTGACAACCTGGCCCGGCTCTGGTGTGTGGAGACTGGAGAGATTAAGAGAGAGTATGGTGGCCACCAGAAAGCTGTCGTCTGTTTGGCGTTCAATGACAGTGTGCTTGGTTAG
- the Mlst8 gene encoding target of rapamycin complex subunit LST8 isoform X1 — MNTSPGTVGSDPVILATAGYDHTVRFWQAHSGICTRTVQHQDSQVNALEITPDRSMIAAAVQPVSLGYQHIRMYDLNSNNPNPIISYDGVNKNIASVGFHEDGRWMYTGGEDCTARIWDLRSRNLQCQRIFQVNAPINCVCLHPNQAELIVGDQSGAIHIWDLKTDHNEQLIPEPEVSITSAHIDPDASYMAAVNSTGNCYVWNLTGGIGDEVTQLIPKTKIPAHTRYALQCRFSPDSTLLATCSADQTCKIWRTSNFSLMTELSIKSSNPGESSRGWMWGCAFSGDSQYIVTASSDNLARLWCVETGEIKREYGGHQKAVVCLAFNDSVLG; from the exons ATGAACACATCCCCAGGCACAGTGGGCAGTGACCCGGTCATTTTGGCTACCGCGGGCTATGACCACACTGTGCGGTTCTGGCAGGCCCACAGTGGAATCTGCACTCGCACTGTGCAGCACCAGGACTCC CAGGTGAATGCATTGGAGATCACCCCAGATCGCAGCATGATTGCTGCTGCAG TTCAGCCTGTGTCTCTAGGTTACCAGCACATCCGCATGTATGATCTCAACTCCAATAACCCCAATCCCATCATCAGCTATGACGGAGTCAATAAGAACATAGCATCTGTGGGCTTTCATGAGGACGGCCGCTGGATGTACACAGGCGGGGAGGACTGCACAGCCCGAATCTGGGATCTCAG GTCTCGGAACCTGCAGTGTCAGCGGATCTTCCAGGTGAATGCACCCATTAACTGTGTATGCCTGCATCCCAACCAG GCAGAGCTCATCGTGGGTGACCAGAGCGGTGCTATCCACATCTGGGATCTGAAAACAGATCACAATGAGCAGCTGATCCCTGAACCTGAGGTCTCCATCACATCTGCCCACATTGACCCTGATGCTAGCTACATGGCAGCAGTCAATAGCACT GGAAACTGTTACGTCTGGAATCTGACAGGGGGCATTGGTGATGAAGTGACCCAGCTCATCCCCAAGACCAAGATACCAGCTCATACACGCTATGCCCTGCAGTGCCGCTTCAGCCCTGATTCCAC GCTCCTTGCCACCTGCTCAGCTGACCAGACATGCAAGATTTGGAGGACATCCAACTTCTCCCTGATGACAGAGCTCAGCATCAAGAGCAGCAATCCTGGGGAGTCATCTCGAGGTTGGATGTGGGGCTGTGCCTTCTCAGGGGACTCTCAGTACATTGTTACAG CTTCCTCTGACAACCTGGCCCGGCTCTGGTGTGTGGAGACTGGAGAGATTAAGAGAGAGTATGGTGGCCACCAGAAAGCTGTCGTCTGTTTGGCGTTCAATGACAGTGTGCTTGGTTAG
- the Mlst8 gene encoding target of rapamycin complex subunit LST8 isoform X4 gives MNTSPGTVGSDPVILATAGYDHTVRFWQAHSGICTRTVQHQDSQVNALEITPDRSMIAAAGYQHIRMYDLNSNNPNPIISYDGVNKNIASVGFHEDGRWMYTGGEDCTARIWDLRSRNLQCQRIFQVNAPINCVCLHPNQAELIVGDQSGAIHIWDLKTDHNEQLIPEPEVSITSAHIDPDASYMAAVNSTGNCYVWNLTGGIGDEVTQLIPKTKIPAHTRYALQCRFSPDSTLLATCSADQTCKIWRTSNFSLMTELSIKSSNPGESSRGWMWGCAFSGDSQYIVTASSDNLARLWCVETGEIKREYGGHQKAVVCLAFNDSVLG, from the exons ATGAACACATCCCCAGGCACAGTGGGCAGTGACCCGGTCATTTTGGCTACCGCGGGCTATGACCACACTGTGCGGTTCTGGCAGGCCCACAGTGGAATCTGCACTCGCACTGTGCAGCACCAGGACTCC CAGGTGAATGCATTGGAGATCACCCCAGATCGCAGCATGATTGCTGCTGCAG GTTACCAGCACATCCGCATGTATGATCTCAACTCCAATAACCCCAATCCCATCATCAGCTATGACGGAGTCAATAAGAACATAGCATCTGTGGGCTTTCATGAGGACGGCCGCTGGATGTACACAGGCGGGGAGGACTGCACAGCCCGAATCTGGGATCTCAG GTCTCGGAACCTGCAGTGTCAGCGGATCTTCCAGGTGAATGCACCCATTAACTGTGTATGCCTGCATCCCAACCAG GCAGAGCTCATCGTGGGTGACCAGAGCGGTGCTATCCACATCTGGGATCTGAAAACAGATCACAATGAGCAGCTGATCCCTGAACCTGAGGTCTCCATCACATCTGCCCACATTGACCCTGATGCTAGCTACATGGCAGCAGTCAATAGCACT GGAAACTGTTACGTCTGGAATCTGACAGGGGGCATTGGTGATGAAGTGACCCAGCTCATCCCCAAGACCAAGATACCAGCTCATACACGCTATGCCCTGCAGTGCCGCTTCAGCCCTGATTCCAC GCTCCTTGCCACCTGCTCAGCTGACCAGACATGCAAGATTTGGAGGACATCCAACTTCTCCCTGATGACAGAGCTCAGCATCAAGAGCAGCAATCCTGGGGAGTCATCTCGAGGTTGGATGTGGGGCTGTGCCTTCTCAGGGGACTCTCAGTACATTGTTACAG CTTCCTCTGACAACCTGGCCCGGCTCTGGTGTGTGGAGACTGGAGAGATTAAGAGAGAGTATGGTGGCCACCAGAAAGCTGTCGTCTGTTTGGCGTTCAATGACAGTGTGCTTGGTTAG
- the Mlst8 gene encoding target of rapamycin complex subunit LST8 isoform X5, whose product MNTSPGTVGSDPVILATAGYDHTVRFWQAHSGICTRTVQHQDSVNALEITPDRSMIAAAGYQHIRMYDLNSNNPNPIISYDGVNKNIASVGFHEDGRWMYTGGEDCTARIWDLRSRNLQCQRIFQVNAPINCVCLHPNQAELIVGDQSGAIHIWDLKTDHNEQLIPEPEVSITSAHIDPDASYMAAVNSTGNCYVWNLTGGIGDEVTQLIPKTKIPAHTRYALQCRFSPDSTLLATCSADQTCKIWRTSNFSLMTELSIKSSNPGESSRGWMWGCAFSGDSQYIVTASSDNLARLWCVETGEIKREYGGHQKAVVCLAFNDSVLG is encoded by the exons ATGAACACATCCCCAGGCACAGTGGGCAGTGACCCGGTCATTTTGGCTACCGCGGGCTATGACCACACTGTGCGGTTCTGGCAGGCCCACAGTGGAATCTGCACTCGCACTGTGCAGCACCAGGACTCC GTGAATGCATTGGAGATCACCCCAGATCGCAGCATGATTGCTGCTGCAG GTTACCAGCACATCCGCATGTATGATCTCAACTCCAATAACCCCAATCCCATCATCAGCTATGACGGAGTCAATAAGAACATAGCATCTGTGGGCTTTCATGAGGACGGCCGCTGGATGTACACAGGCGGGGAGGACTGCACAGCCCGAATCTGGGATCTCAG GTCTCGGAACCTGCAGTGTCAGCGGATCTTCCAGGTGAATGCACCCATTAACTGTGTATGCCTGCATCCCAACCAG GCAGAGCTCATCGTGGGTGACCAGAGCGGTGCTATCCACATCTGGGATCTGAAAACAGATCACAATGAGCAGCTGATCCCTGAACCTGAGGTCTCCATCACATCTGCCCACATTGACCCTGATGCTAGCTACATGGCAGCAGTCAATAGCACT GGAAACTGTTACGTCTGGAATCTGACAGGGGGCATTGGTGATGAAGTGACCCAGCTCATCCCCAAGACCAAGATACCAGCTCATACACGCTATGCCCTGCAGTGCCGCTTCAGCCCTGATTCCAC GCTCCTTGCCACCTGCTCAGCTGACCAGACATGCAAGATTTGGAGGACATCCAACTTCTCCCTGATGACAGAGCTCAGCATCAAGAGCAGCAATCCTGGGGAGTCATCTCGAGGTTGGATGTGGGGCTGTGCCTTCTCAGGGGACTCTCAGTACATTGTTACAG CTTCCTCTGACAACCTGGCCCGGCTCTGGTGTGTGGAGACTGGAGAGATTAAGAGAGAGTATGGTGGCCACCAGAAAGCTGTCGTCTGTTTGGCGTTCAATGACAGTGTGCTTGGTTAG
- the Mlst8 gene encoding target of rapamycin complex subunit LST8 isoform X6, translating to MNTSPGTVGSDPVILATAGYDHTVRFWQAHSGICTRTVQHQDSQVNALEITPDRSMIAAAVQPVSLGYQHIRMYDLNSNNPNPIISYDGVNKNIASVGFHEDGRWMYTGGEDCTARIWDLRSRNLQCQRIFQAELIVGDQSGAIHIWDLKTDHNEQLIPEPEVSITSAHIDPDASYMAAVNSTGNCYVWNLTGGIGDEVTQLIPKTKIPAHTRYALQCRFSPDSTLLATCSADQTCKIWRTSNFSLMTELSIKSSNPGESSRGWMWGCAFSGDSQYIVTASSDNLARLWCVETGEIKREYGGHQKAVVCLAFNDSVLG from the exons ATGAACACATCCCCAGGCACAGTGGGCAGTGACCCGGTCATTTTGGCTACCGCGGGCTATGACCACACTGTGCGGTTCTGGCAGGCCCACAGTGGAATCTGCACTCGCACTGTGCAGCACCAGGACTCC CAGGTGAATGCATTGGAGATCACCCCAGATCGCAGCATGATTGCTGCTGCAG TTCAGCCTGTGTCTCTAGGTTACCAGCACATCCGCATGTATGATCTCAACTCCAATAACCCCAATCCCATCATCAGCTATGACGGAGTCAATAAGAACATAGCATCTGTGGGCTTTCATGAGGACGGCCGCTGGATGTACACAGGCGGGGAGGACTGCACAGCCCGAATCTGGGATCTCAG GTCTCGGAACCTGCAGTGTCAGCGGATCTTCCAG GCAGAGCTCATCGTGGGTGACCAGAGCGGTGCTATCCACATCTGGGATCTGAAAACAGATCACAATGAGCAGCTGATCCCTGAACCTGAGGTCTCCATCACATCTGCCCACATTGACCCTGATGCTAGCTACATGGCAGCAGTCAATAGCACT GGAAACTGTTACGTCTGGAATCTGACAGGGGGCATTGGTGATGAAGTGACCCAGCTCATCCCCAAGACCAAGATACCAGCTCATACACGCTATGCCCTGCAGTGCCGCTTCAGCCCTGATTCCAC GCTCCTTGCCACCTGCTCAGCTGACCAGACATGCAAGATTTGGAGGACATCCAACTTCTCCCTGATGACAGAGCTCAGCATCAAGAGCAGCAATCCTGGGGAGTCATCTCGAGGTTGGATGTGGGGCTGTGCCTTCTCAGGGGACTCTCAGTACATTGTTACAG CTTCCTCTGACAACCTGGCCCGGCTCTGGTGTGTGGAGACTGGAGAGATTAAGAGAGAGTATGGTGGCCACCAGAAAGCTGTCGTCTGTTTGGCGTTCAATGACAGTGTGCTTGGTTAG
- the Bricd5 gene encoding BRICHOS domain-containing protein 5 isoform X3 produces MEQGSSHTESPRPGPAEVKTKPCHWGWRAASLLLLLLALATAGAVAGGLLGFAHSPSKSLLQMLRLTFPSPQVPWSNQTTIVDVAQNMATIIVTPPQSNRSWAVLFDGQSGCICYRPAEHQACFLRLMEARDRETLQLLMNTSRAQGSLSQGHDTHHAQELLAVLGSHTVDPAQVGASVQHLCAKTPIYWARQAEGPQRQRLIYLCIDICFPSNICVSVCFYYLPD; encoded by the exons ATGGAGCAAGGAAGCAGCCACACAGAGAGCCCCAGGCCTGGGCCTGCAGAG GTGAAGACCAAGCCCTGCCACTGGGGCTGGAGAGCTGCAAGCCTGCTGTTATTGCTGCTGGCACTGGCTACTgcaggggctgtggctggagggCTTCTTGGGTTTGCTCATAGCCCTTCCAAG TCATTGCTGCAGATGCTCCGGCTGACCTTCCCAAGCCCCCAAGTGCCCTGGTCCAATCAAACCACCATCGTGGACGTGGCCCAGAATATGGCAACCATTATAGTGACTCCACCTCAGAGCAACCGCAGCTGGGCAGTGCTGTTCGACGGGCAGAGC GGCTGCATCTGTTACCGCCCTGCAGAGCACCAGGCCTGCTTTCTCCGCCTGATGGAGGCCCGAGATCGGGAAACCCTGCAGCTGCTGATGAACACCTCCAGG GCCCAAGGGTCTCTCAGCCAAGGTCATGACACCCACCATGCCCAGGAGCTGCTGGCAGTGCTTGGGAGCCATACTGTGGATCCTGCCCAGGTGGGGGCTTCAGTGCAGCACCTTTGTGCAAAGACCCCCATCTACTGGGCCCGTCAAGCTGAGG GGCCCCAGAGGCAGCGGCTGATCTATCTCTGCATTGACATCTGCTTCCCAAGCAacatctgtgtgtctgtctgcTTTTATTACCTCCCAGACTAA